TGGGATTTGAATCCTCCTTTAATTTTCACGGGATCTATTTTCAACGCAGGCACACCTAACAGCGAGACATCAGTTAGACTCTCCCAGTCAATAAGAGCTGCATTATCGGGAGCCTGCACGGGTAAAGGCGCGTTAATTTGTGTGCAGGACTCAATTTATGCACCTGCTGACGTTCTTAGAATATCAAATTTCAGTCGTTCGGGGCTTCTTGCATTCCCAGAGTCGCCGCTTGGAGTCTTCTCACAACCTTCAGGAAATTATATTTCGTTGAGATTTCCGCGTCATCGTTATGTCCAGAAAATTATTAATCCCCTTGCTCGTAATATTCCGATTTTGAATGCTGGATTAGGCGACAATGATTTAATGCTGCGTGCGTTGCTTGATAAAAGATTTGAGGAGCTTGACGGCCTTATTATTTCCGGTTTTGGTGATGGTGATGTGCCTTCGGTGTGGGTGCCTCTGCTTAGAAAAATTGTGCGTTCAAATATTCCGGTTGTATTGACTTCACGTTATCCGGACGGTTTTGTGCAGGCGACAGAAAATTTTGAGGGCAGCGCGTCTCAATTGCTCGAAATGGGATTAATTAACGGCGGTATGCTTTCACCGTATCAGGCGAGAATAAAATTAGCGGTCGGTCTTGCTGCAGGTCTTGAAGGGTCGAACTTGGCCGATTACATTCACGGGAATAAATAATCATGGCTGGAATAATTGCAATTATAGGCCGTCCAAATGTCGGCAAATCTTCATTGTTTAACAGACTCACAAATTCGCGTGATGCAATAGTTGACGATATGCCCGGAGTTACAAGAGACAGGCTTTACGGTGAAGTCTCATACAGAGGGCGAAATTTTTACGTGATTGATACGGGCGGAATTTTCGGAACTGATACGGAATTTAGCGAGGGAATAAAATCTCATGTTGACGAGGCTGTGAAAGAGTCGGACGTTATTATTTTCATGATTGACGGTCGGGACGGCGTAACAAATTCTGATTTAGAAATAGCTGATTTCATTCGCAAGGCCGGAAACAAACCGGTTATTATAGCTGTAAATAAACTTGATGACGTTAAACACGACGATTTAGCAAATGACGCATATTCGCTCGGATTTGATAATGTTATGGCAATAAGCGCGCTTCATAAACGTGGACTCGATGATTTATTAGACGAAATAATTAATTTGCTGCCCGAACATGAAGACACAGAAATTTTTGATGATGAAATAAGGCTCGTTATTGCTGGAAAACCTAACGTCGGCAAGTCTTCATTATTGAATAAAATTACGGGCTCTGAGCGTTCACTAGTGAGTCCCATTGCAGGCACGACTCGAGATCCTGTTGATATGGCTGTAAATCTTGACGGTCAAAATTTTAGGATTGTCGATACTGCCGGACTAAGAAAGCGCGCGAAATTTGACGGAAATCTTGAATATTATTCATTTGTGAGGACTCTTGCGGCGGTTGATAGGTCTGACGTTGCATTACTGCTGATGGACGCTCGCGACCCCTGCACTGACCAAGATAAAAAAATTGCTGCTCATGTCGTGAATAAGGGTAAAGGTTTAATTATCGTGCTTAACAAATGGGATTTAGTAACGGGCGATAATAAAGCTGATAAACTCGTGAAAAAAATTCGTGATGATATGCCGTTCTTGAATTTTGCACCGATTATATTTGCGTCGGCTTTGAATGGGCGCGGGATAAATAAAATTATTCAAACGGTTATGGCAGTCAACGAGAACAGGAAAAAGCGGATCCCTA
This sequence is a window from Synergistaceae bacterium. Protein-coding genes within it:
- a CDS encoding asparaginase; protein product: MENRDKIVLLLAGGRIVQRQEGSENPELTDEEIFSLLPDDIKNYVALQKWSSQPASYYTLRMCGELISMMRTYVHDEGARGVVVTCGIQALAEISYFADLVWDLNPPLIFTGSIFNAGTPNSETSVRLSQSIRAALSGACTGKGALICVQDSIYAPADVLRISNFSRSGLLAFPESPLGVFSQPSGNYISLRFPRHRYVQKIINPLARNIPILNAGLGDNDLMLRALLDKRFEELDGLIISGFGDGDVPSVWVPLLRKIVRSNIPVVLTSRYPDGFVQATENFEGSASQLLEMGLINGGMLSPYQARIKLAVGLAAGLEGSNLADYIHGNK
- the der gene encoding ribosome biogenesis GTPase Der, producing the protein MAGIIAIIGRPNVGKSSLFNRLTNSRDAIVDDMPGVTRDRLYGEVSYRGRNFYVIDTGGIFGTDTEFSEGIKSHVDEAVKESDVIIFMIDGRDGVTNSDLEIADFIRKAGNKPVIIAVNKLDDVKHDDLANDAYSLGFDNVMAISALHKRGLDDLLDEIINLLPEHEDTEIFDDEIRLVIAGKPNVGKSSLLNKITGSERSLVSPIAGTTRDPVDMAVNLDGQNFRIVDTAGLRKRAKFDGNLEYYSFVRTLAAVDRSDVALLLMDARDPCTDQDKKIAAHVVNKGKGLIIVLNKWDLVTGDNKADKLVKKIRDDMPFLNFAPIIFASALNGRGINKIIQTVMAVNENRKKRIPTNILNRLMRDVLAFDRLPSDKKGRALKVYYCSQAESEPPTFIFFVNNPGLVNSSFENHVKNKLRELEDFTGSPVRTFWRGKEKES